In Archocentrus centrarchus isolate MPI-CPG fArcCen1 chromosome 24, fArcCen1, whole genome shotgun sequence, one DNA window encodes the following:
- the LOC115774655 gene encoding adhesion G protein-coupled receptor F4-like translates to MKTTTTTPMTTGATTPMTTTTTTPMTTTTTTPITTPTPQKFSITMNVDFKDEYNQENNDLHITVRNAISSEGDKKGVKAQLITFRRGSTIADYEVSGPSSAAPDFQALYYGIIAKLAETYAMIYDGSAFLTFTPNDGFYEQVVTITCGPPPVAFGAVSGAEWSRDTKTIIEDGGHTISKTDKTSTLTISRFISFDNVSPITKTVGCTDEVNLTCSVSDGYQVTFLGYPDAGIGNVITYKYNIPQDCKKDTKTFTCQPNPNPGFTKDITLQISPDTFYCVNETYGKGNKGDKVAVPCAPNYAGEITVICMEDSKFGVLQDNCILLPVQQLLDESQFLTATTLPVFLEQLKSVTVNFTNEVAQSPPNIKAIVKILSNVANRSSLLDISISRNSMENILITADALTLSQTKPSWNRLNINDTINIYNNSKAESVSSSFVQSLETVTRRLVNDTLNINTASIQLNQTTFTNTFDAVFNSSVAIEIEAGGENKTITTIIFDTLDNVLPARDQDNSSFNFINGRVALVQSSGDINNISLTFDILNSTLGNPECVFWNFSLFDGLGGWDNEGCEVVLNINETGTVTCSCNHLTSFSILMSPNSPEGLALDIITYIGVGLSMGSLVICLIIEALIWRKIRKNETSYLRHVSIVNIAVSLLIANIWFIVGAAISDADVKNPPACTAATFFIHFFYLALFFWMLASALLLLYRTTNVFGGGLSKASMLAIGFILGYGAPLIIAAVTIASTAPGNGYIRENAICWLNWEKSKALLAFVIPALLIVVINLIILVVVLYKIVRRRVGANAAQAGERHVLMVIGKSLAVLTPFFGITWGLGVGILANPENEGIHIAFAFFNSLQGFFILLFGTLLDGKVRSEIAALSQLSSGRSGTGTTSAGNSSSSGFGFFRNLRRGRDGYHVSSASSDFQSASNT, encoded by the exons GAGAGGAAGTACCATTGCTGATTATGAAGTCAGTGGTCCCTCTTCTGCTGCACCAGACTTTCAAGCACTCTACTATGGAATAATTGCCAAACTGGCAGAAACATATGCTATGATATATGACG GCTCAGCATTCCTGACGTTTACGCCAAATGATGGATTTTATGAGCAAGTAGTGACTATAACCTGTGGCCCTCCACCAGTGGCGTTTGGCGCTGTCTCAGGAGCAGAATGGAGTCGTGATACGAAAACCATTATTGAAGATGGAGGACACACAATTTCCAAAACGGATAAAACATCAACTTTGACTATATCACGTTTTATTAGCTTTGACAACG TCTCACCAATCACAAAGACTGTGGGGTGCACGGACGAAGTGAATCTGACGTGCAGTGTCAGTGATGGGTACCAGGTTACGTTTCTGGGTTATCCTGATGCAG gCATTGGTAATGTGATTACCTATAAATATAACATCCCTCAAGATTgtaaaaaagacacaaagacattcACCTGTCAGCCAAACCCCAATCCTGGATTTACAAAAGATATAACACTGCAGATATCCCCAGATA cCTTTTACTGTGTAAATGAAACATATGGCAAAGGAAATAAAGGTGACAAAGTTGCAGTGCCCTGTGCCCCAAACTACGCGGGagaaataactgtaatttgtatGGAAGATAGTAAATTTGGAGTTTTACAAGACAACTGCATCCTGCTTCCAGTTCAGCAGCTGCTTGATGAGTCTCAG TTCTTGACTGCCACGACATTGCCAGTATTTTTGGAACAGCTCAAAAGCGTCACTGTCAACTTCACTAATGAAGTGGCTCAGTCTCCTCCCAACATTAAGGCTATTGTCAAAATACTCTCCAATGTAGCCAACAGATCTTCATTATTAGATATCTCAATTAGCAGAAATTCAATGGAG aATATCCTGATAACTGCAGATGCTCTCACCCTCAGTCAAACAAAGCCATCATGGAACCGTCTGAACATCAATGATACCATAAACATATATAACAACTCCAAAGCTGAAAGTGTCAGCTCATCATTCGTGCAGTCGCTTGAGACAGTAACACGTCGTCTTGTCAATGACACGCTTAATATTAACACAGCATCTATTCAGTTAAACCAAACTACCTTCACAAACACTTTTGATGCTGTATTTAATTCTTCGGTGGCAATAGAAATAGAAGCTGgtggagaaaataaaacaatcactACAATAATATTTGACACATTGGATAATGTACTCCCTGCAAGAGATCAAGACAATTCATCATTCAATTTTATAAATGGCAGGGTTGCACTTGTTCAGTCCAGTGGTGATATCAATAATATCTCTCTCACATTTGATATTTTAAACTCTACACTGGGGAACCCTGAATGTGTCTTCTGGAACTTCAGCCtctttgatggtctgggagGATGGGACAATGAGGGCTGTGAGGTCGTGTTAAACATAAATGAAACAGGAACTGTGACCTGCAGCTGCAACCACCTGACCTCATTCTCTATCCTCATGTCACCAAACAGTCCGGAGGGCCTTGCTTTGGACATTATAACCTACATTGGAGTTGGTCTGTCCATGGGTTCCTTGGTCATATGTCTCATCATTGAAGCCCTCATATGGAGAAAAATCAGAAAGAATGAAACTTCTTACTTGCGTCATGTTTCCATTGTCAACATTGCCGTGTCTCTCCTGATTGCAAACATCTGGTTTATAGTTGGAGCAGCcatttcagatgcagatgtgaaAAACCCCCCAGCATGCACTGCAGCTACCTTTTTTATCCACTTTTTCTACCTAGCCCTGTTCTTCTGGATGTTGgcctcagctctgctgctgctctaccGCACAACTAATGTCTTTGGCGGAGGTTTGTCTAAAGCATCTATGCTGGCCATTGGATTCATTCTAGGCTACGGGGCTCCTCTCATCATCGCAGCTGTAACTATTGCTTCAACTGCACCAGGCAATGGATATATCCGAGAAAATGCAATCTGCTGGCTCAACTGGGAAAAGTCCAAGGCTCTACTGGCATTTGTGATTCCTGCACTTTTAATAGTGGTCATAAACCTCATTATCCTGGTTGTGGTGTTGTACAAAATTGTGAGAAGAAGGGTTGGGGCGAATGCTGCACAAGCAGGTGAGAGGCACGTTTTAATGGTTATTGGCAAGAGTTTGGCTGTGCTCACACCATTTTTTGGAATAACTTGGGGTTTGGGAGTTGGAATCCTGGCTAATCCAGAGAATGAAGGAATCCATATTGCATTTGCATTCTTCAATTCACTGCAG GGgttctttattttgctgtttggaACACTGTTGGATGGTAAG GTGCGGTCAGAAATAGCAGCATTATCACAACTTTCCAGTGGCAGAAGTGGGACGGGG accACCAGTGCCGGAAACTCATCATCAAGTGGATTTGGATTTTTTAGGAACCTGAGACGTGGAAGAG atGGCTACCATGTGTCTAGCGCATCCAGTGATTTCCAATCTGCAAGCAACACATAA